The Xanthomonas sp. DAR 80977 nucleotide sequence CAGGCCCTTGAGCTGCTGCGCGTCGGTGAACGCCAGCGCGTGCTTGCCGGCCGGGCGGGTCGGGCCGCTGACCCCGTCCACCGGCATCTGCAGGGTGCGGCCGCTGCGTCGCCACCACTGGCGCAGGTCCGGCAGCCACTTGGTGCCGTGGCCTTCGGCGGTGTCCTTGGACTGGTACCAGACCGCCAGGTTGCGCGCGACCTGCTGGTCGGCGCCTTCCACCCAGATCGCGACGTAGGGACGGTGGTATTCGGCGACGTTGAGCTTGGGAATCTCCACGTCCAGTTCCAGCGTGGCCGCATACGCGGGCATCGTCAGCAGGCCGCTCAGGGCGATGGTCAGGGTGACGCGCATGCGAGGCTCCATGTGGTGAAAGAGGTGGGTCGGAAGGTCGGTGGATCGGGTCAGTGGATCAGCAGCAGCGCGATCAGCAGCGGGATCAGTAGGCCCAGGCCGACCAGCGGCCAGGTCATGCGCCGCTGCCGCGCATGCAGTTGCAGCAGGAACAGGCCGGTGATGCAGAACACCAGGCAGGCCACCGCGAACAGGTCGATGAACCAGCCCCAGGCCGGACCGGTGTTGCGGCCCTTGTGCAGGTCGTTGAAGTAGGAGATCCAGCCGCGGTCGGTGCGTTCGTACTCGACCGCGCCGCTGCCGCGGTCGATGCTCAGCCAGGCATCGCTGCCGGGGCCGGGCAGCGCCAGGTACACCTCGTCGGCCGACCATTCGGCCGCTCGCCGGCCCAGGCTCAGCGCCAGTTCGCGCTCCAGCCAGGCCGCCACCGGCCGCGGCAGCGGCGCATCGCCATCGGCATGGCCGCCGAGCCGCTGCAGCAGCGGCGCCGGCAACTGCGCAGTGCGGTTGAGCACCTGCGGCTTGGCCTCGATGCGCGCGGCGTGGTTGAGGGTGAGCCCGGTGCCGGCGAACACCAGCATGCCGATCAGGCACAGCGCCGAGCTGATCCAGTGCCACTGGTGCAGCGTGCGCAGCCAGAAACCGCGGCGCTGCTGCGCCGTGGCCAGATCGGGAGAGGAGGAGTCGGACAACGCGGCAGTCGAGTGGGTGGGGCGATGCATTCTACATAGATGAGAATTATTCGCAATTGCGGCGATGCGGCTGCCGCGTGCGTGGCCGGGCAATGCCGGGGGGCCACACCGTCAACGCAGCGCCGCCCCCGGCGTTGACCGCCCGGGTCAGGTCTCGGACCAGTCGCGCAGCAGGTTGTGGTAGACGTTGCTCAGCCGCAGCAGCGCCGCGGCGTCGGCCTTGGCCGCGGTCAGCGCCTGGATCGAGGTGTCCAGCTCGAACAGCAATTGCCGGCGGCTGGCGTCGCGCACCAGGCTCTGCACCCAGAAGAACGAGGCCAGGCGCGCGCCGCGGGTCACCGGCAGCACGCGGTGCAGGCTGCTGGACGGATATAGGATCAGGTCGCCGGCCGGCAGCTTCACCTCGTGCTCGCCGTAGGTGTCGCTGATGACCAGTTCGCCGCCGTCGTACTCCTCCGGCGCGGACAGGAACAAGGTGCAGGACAGGTCGGTGCGCAGGGTCAGCGCCGGCTGCGTGGCGCTGGCGGCGAGGGTCATCACCGAGCCGTCGACGTGGAAGCCGTACTCGCCGCCGCCTTCGTAGCGGTTGAAGCGCGGCGGGATCGTGCGCAGCGGCAGCGCCGCGGCGAAATACAGCGGGCTGCACGCCAGCGCATTGAGCACCGCCTGGCCGAGTTCGTGCTTGAGCGGCGAGGCATCGGGCAGTTGCCGGTTGCGCTTGACCTGCGCGCCCTGCGCGCCGACCGTCTCGCGGCCGTCGGTCCAGTCGGCGCCGGCTAGCGCCTGGCGGAAGCGCGCGACTTCGTCGGCGCTGAGGATGTCGGGGATGTGCAGCAGCATGGAGCGCTCCGGCAGCGGCCGCCTTCAGGTGGAAGGCGGCCGCCGCGCGTCGGTGGGCGAAGCCGCGGTCAGAACTTGATTTCGGCCGTCAGCATCGCCGAGCGCGGCGCGCCGGGCGTGTAGCGGAAGCCGCTCTTGTTGATGGCCGCGACGTAGTCCTTGTCGAACACGTTGTACACGTTCAGGCGCAGGTCGAAGTGGTCGTTGATCGGGTAGGTCACGACCGCGTCCCATACGGTATACGACTTCACCAGCGCCGGCGTGCCGACCGCGCCGTCGGTGCCGCGCTTCATTTCGCCGGAGTAGCGGGCGCCGCCGCCGACGGTCAGGCCGAACGGCAGGGTGTAGGTGGTCCACACGGTGAACGCGCTGTCCGGCGTGTAGGCCAGGTCCATGCTGCCATCCTGCGACACCTTGGCGCCTTCCTTCACCTGCGCGTCCAGCTTGGTGTAGCCGGTGGAGATCGACCAGTTGTCGCTGAGCTTGCCGACCGCCGACAGCTCCACGCCCTGCACCTGCTTCTCGCCGGTCTGGTAGTAGAGCCCGTCGCTGCCCTGCGCGATCTCGTTGCTGACGTCGGTGCGGAACAGCGCCATGGTCACGAACAGGTCCTCGCCCAGGAAGTTCCACTTGGTGCCGACTTCGGCGGTCTTGGCCTTCTGCGGGTCGAAGCGGGGATTGTTGGCGTTGTTGGCCGACGCGCTCAGTTCCAGCGCGCTGCCGCCCGGAGGCTGCTGCGAGATCGCGTAGTTGGCGTACAGGCTGACGTTCTCGGCCGCCTTGTAGACCGCGCCGAGCTTCCAGCTGAACAGCGTATCGGAGATGTCCGCGTCCACGCCGACCGCGGTGGTGCAGGGCACGGCGGTGGAGGTGGCGGTGGTGCAGGTCAGGCTGTCGAAGTCGGTCTTGTAGTGGTCGGCGCGCACGCCGGCGGTGACCAGGAAGCTGTCGCCGAACTTCAGCGTGTCGAAGGCGTAGGCCGAGAACGTGGTGGTGGTGCCCTTGCTGTGCGCGCCGTTGCGCGCGGTGACCAGCGGCGTGGTGTTCCAGTCCGGGTCGTACAGGTTGGCCGGGTTGGCGGCCAGCCAGGCGGCGCGGTCGACGATGTTGTGGCCCCAGCTGAGCAGTTCCTCGCGCGCGGCTTCCACGCCGGTGCTGAGGTTGTGCTGCACCGCGCCGGTGGCGAAGTCCACGCGCAGGTTCAGCTGGTCGGTGACGATCGTGTATTGCTGGTCCTTGAAGGTGGGCAGGCTGCGCGCCACCGTCCAGGTCGAGGTGTCGGCCGGGTTCGGCGTGCGCAGGTTGGCGGTGTTGGGCATGAACGCGAACAGCAGGTAGTCCTGTTCGTTGCGGCCCCAGCGCGCGGTGTTGGTCAGCTTGACCGTGTCGGAGAAGTCGTGCTCGAAGCGGAACGTCGCCATCTTCGCGGTCACGTCGTCGTGGTCGTAGCGGGTGCCGTAGAAGTTCTCGCTGTCCACGCGCGGGGCCGCGCTCAGCCACGGACGCGCCGGATCGGGCGAGGTGTAGCCGGGCAGGCCGATTGTCGCCACGCCGCCGTCGGGCACGTTGTCCTGCTTCACGTACAGCAGGTCGAGGTAGTAGCGGGTGTCGCTGCCGAGGCCGAAGACCAGCGAGGAGGCCAGGCCCCAGCGCTTGTTGTTGACGTGGTCGCGGCCGAGCGCGTCGCTGTCCTGGCCCATGACGTTGACCCGCAGCGCGCTGCTTGCGCCCAGCGTCTGGTTCCAGTCCGCGGTGAGGCGGCGCTGGTCGTCGCTGCCGCCGGACAGCGCGCCGCTGACCGCGTCGGTCAGGGTCGCCTGCTTGGTCACCAGGTTGATCGCGCCGGTCGGCGCGCTGCGGCCGTTGTCGGTGCCGGCCGGGCCCTTCTCGACCTCGATCTGCTCGATGTTGAACACGTCGCGCGAGATCGAGCCCAGGTCGCGCACGCCGTCGACGAAGATGCTGCTGGAGCTGTCGAAGCCGCGCATGTAGATCGCATCGCCGGTGGTGGTGTTGCCGTTCTCGCCGACGTAGAAGGTGCCCACGCCCGGGCTGTTGCGCAGCGCCTCGGTGAGCGTGGTGGCGCCCTGCTCGGTGAACAGGTCCTTGCTGATCACGTTGATCGTCTGCGGGGTGTCGATCAGCGGCTGGGTGAACTTGGGCGAGGCCGGCGCCTCCACCAGGTAGCGCTTGGCGCGCTGCGCTTCCACGTCGACCTTGCCCAGGGTGGTGGGCTGGTCGACGGCGGTGGCATCGGCATCGGCGGCGAGCGCGGGGGAGGACAGCAGGCTCAGGCCGCTGAGCAGCGCGGCGGCGGTGAGGGTCTGCGCGGACACCTGGCGGGAAACGGCGTGCTTGCGGCTCTTGATCGGGGAGGTCATGGACGATTCGGCTATGCAGGATGGAAAGGGCAGTCCGCAGCGCACCGGGCCATGCCCGGGAAGGGCAGACCGCGTGCGATGGTCGGAGGGTGGCCAGATGACTGGCTGCCGCTGGCCGCTTAACGCGGTCATCACGCCTATTTCCGCGCAAATGCGAATTATTTGCAATATCTTTCGTTACATTGCGTTACACGACGGCACGCGGCAGTGCTTGCCAGGGGGCGCCGACAGAGACCATCTTTCGCTATATATTTTTGAAAAATAAAGGATTTATTTGCAACGAAGGCGGCGCGCTCAATCGCGGTCGTCGCGGGTCCAGAGTCCGCCGTGTTCGGACTTCACCGGGAATTTGGCGACCGGACTGTAGGCCGGCGCGCACAATGGGCGGCCGTCGCGGATGTCGAAGCGGGCGCCGTGCAGCACGCATTCGATGCTGCCTTCGGCGGCATCGAAGGTGCCGGGGGACAGTTCGTAGTCCTCGTGGCTGCAGCGGTCTTCCAGCGCGTAGAAGGTGCCGTCGAGATTGAACACCACGATCGGCGTGGCGGTGACCTCGTCCCACACCGTGGCGGTTTCGCCCGGCAGCAGCGCGCCGTCGGCGCAGACGAAGGTCCAGGTCTCGCTCATGCGGCGCCGCCCAGCGGCTTCTCCAGCAGTTCGAAGCGCAGGTCGCCGCGCTTGGGCGTGCCGAAGCGCGCGTCGCCGTAGGGGAAGGGCTTCTTGATCCCGGTGCGGCGGTAGCCGCGGCGCTCGTAGAACGCGATCAGCTCGTCGCGCACGTCGATCACCGTCATCTGCATCACCGGCAACCGCCATTCCTGCCAGGCGATGCGCTCGGCCTCGGCCAGCACGGTCTTGCCCAGGCCGCCGCCCTGCGCCTGCGGCTGCACCGAGAACATGCCGAAGTAGCCGGCGCCATCGTCGTCGGCGATGTGCGCGCAGGCGATCAGCGCGCCGTCGCGCTCGGCCAGCAGCACCAGGCTGCGCGGGCGCAGGATGTCGGCGCGCAATACCTCGCGATCGATGCGGTTGCCGTCGAGCAGGTCGGCCTCGGTGGTCCAGCCGACGCGGCTGCTGTCGCCGCGATAGGCCGAGGTGACCAGGGCGGCGATGGCGTCGAGATCGTCGACGGTGGCGGTGCGGAAGGTGATGGTGTGCATGGGCCGATTTTAAGCCTGGCGGCCGGGATTCGGGAGTGGGGAGTGGGGATTCGCCAAGGCGGTGCTTTTGCCAATCCCCACTCCCGAATGCCCAATCCCCGCTCGCATCAGCCCAACAGCTTGCGCACCTTCAGCAACGCCGCCACGAAGCGCTCGATCTCGGCGTGGGTGTTGTAGAACGCCAGCGAGGCGCGGCAGGTGGCGGCGACGCCGTAGAACTGCAGCAGCGGATGCGCGCAGTGCTGCCCGGAGCGGATCGCCACGCCTTCCAGGTCCAGCAGCGTGGCCAGGTCGTGGGCGTGCGCGCCTTCGACCAGGAACGACACCACCGCGGCCTTGCCCGGCGCGGTGCCGAAGATGCGCAGCCCGTCGATCCGCTGCAGTTCCTCGGTGAAGTGCGCCAGCAGCTCGGCCTCGCGCGCTTCCACGTGCTCCAGGCCCAGGGCGGTCAGGTAGTCCACCGCCGCGCCCAGGCCGACGAAGCCGGCGATGTTCGGGGTGCCGGCCTCGAACTTGTGCGGCGGATCGTTGAACACGGTGCCGTCGAAGCTGACTTCCTTGATCATCTCGCCGCCGCCGATGAACGGCGGCATCGCCTGCAGGTGCTCGCGCCGCGCCCACAGCGCCCCGGTGCCGGTGGGGCCGCACATCTTGTGCCCGGTGATGGCGTAGAAGTCGCAGCCGATCGCGGCCACGTCCAGGGCGCGGTGCGGCGCCGCCTGCGAGCCGTCGATGACGCTGACGATGCCGCGCTTGCGCGCCTCACGGCAGATCTCGCGCACCGGATTGACCGTGCCCAGCACGTTGGAGACGTGGGTCAGCGCCAGCAGCTTCACGTCCGGCGTCATCGCCTTGCGCAGCGCGTCCAGGTCCAGTGCGCCGTCGGCGGTGATCTCGGCGACCTTGATGGTGGCGCCGGTGCGCTGCGCGACCAGCTGCCACGGCACGATGTTGGCGTGGTGCTCCATCCGCGACACCAGGATGCTGTCGCCGGCCTTGAGCCGCGGCAGCGCCCACGAATAGGCCACCAGGTTGATCGCGAAGGTGGTGCCGCTGCACAGCACCAGTTCGTCGGCGCGCACGTTGAGGAAGCGCGCCAGCTTGCCGCGCGCGCCCTCGTAGGCGTCGGTGGCCTCGGTGCCGAGCGCGTGCACCGCGCGGCTGACGTTGGCGTTGTAGCGCCGGTAGAACTCGTCCAGCGCCGCGATCACCTGCAGCGGCTTCTGCCCGGTGTTGGCGTTGTCGAAATAGATCAGCGGCTTGCCGTGCACCTGCCGCATCAGCAGCGGGAAGTCGCTGCGCACCTTGTCCCAGTCCGGGGCCTGGTCCGGCGCCGTCTTGTGCGGGGCCACGCTGCTCATGCCACGCCCGCGGCGGCCAGCGCCTGGTCCAGGCGCGCGACCAGGAACTCGGCCAGCGGTGCATCCAGCACGCGCAGCGGTTCGCGGCAGAACGCGGCGGTCAGCAACTGTTGCGCGCGCTCGCGCGGCAGCCCGCGCGAACGCAGGTAGAACAGCGCATTGGCGTCGAGCTGGCCGACCGTGGCGCCGTGCGCGGCCTTGACTTCGTCGGCGTCGATCACCAGCACCGGCTGGGTGTCGATCTCGGCATCGGCGGACAGCAGCAGGTTCTTGTTCGACAGGTTGGCATCGCTGCCGTCGGCGCCCTGGCGGATGTGGATGCCGCCATGGAACACCACCCGGCTGCGCGCCGCGGCCACGCCGCGCCACAGCAGTTCGCAGGCGGTGTCGCGGGCGATGTGCTCGATGCCCAGGCGGGTGTCGATCTGGCGGCGGCCGTTGCCGAGCAGCACGCCGTTGGCGACCAGCCGCGCGTTGTCGCCTTCCAGGCGCACGTTGAGCTCGTGCCGCGACAGCGCGCCGCCCAGTTCCAGGTCGATGCGCCGGTACTGCGCGTCGCGTGCCAGCACCGCATCGGTGCGCAGCAGCGCGGTGACGCCGGACGCGTCCGCCTGCACCCGCGCGTGCGCCAGCTGCGCGCCGGCGGCCAGGTGCACGTGCGCCAGGGTGTTGCTCAGGTGCGCGGCGTCGCCCAGGTGCAGGTGATGCTCGACCAGCGACAGCGACGCGTCCTGGCGCAGTTCGACCAGATGCCGGTGGTGCCAGGCATGGTCGCCGGCGCCGGCGGTGGAGACGAACACCAGGTGCAGCGGCACCGCGACCTGCACGCCGGCATCCACGCGCAGCACGCTGCCTTCGTCGGCCAGCGCGGCATTGAGCTGGGCGAACACCTCGTCGCTGCGCTCGAAGCGGCGGCCGAGGAAGCGCATCGCGTCGTCGCCGCTGCGCAGGATCGTGGACAGGCGCTGCAGTTCGACGCCGGCCGGCAGGCCGGCCAGGTCGGACAGCGCCTCGCTGGCGCGGCCGTTGACGAACGCCAGCCGCGGCGCGGGAATGCCGTCGACGATGGCCGCATCCACGGCCGGCGCCGCGGCCGGTGCGGGACTGAAGCTGCGCCGCTCCAGCGCGCGCAGCGAGGTGTACTTCCACGCCTCGCTGCGCGGGCCGGGCAGGCCGTCGCGCAGCGCCTGCTCCAGCGGTGCGCGGCGCGCGCCGTCGCCGTGGAAGGCGGCGGCCAGGGAGTCGAGCAGGGCGCTCATCGGACCGCCGCCTCCGGCGCCACACGGTCCTTCAACCATGCGTAGCCGTGCGCTTCCAGTTCCAGCGCCAGTTCCGGGCCGCCGCTCTGCACGATGCGGCCGTCGGCCAGCACGTGCACCACGTCCGGCTTGATGTAGTCGAGCAGGCGCTGGTAGTGGGTGATGACCAGGAACGCGCGCTCGGGCGAGCGCAGCGCGTTGACGCCTTCGGCGACGGTCTTCAGCGCGTCGATGTCCAGGCCGCTGTCGGTCTCGTCGAGGATCGCCAGCTTCGGCTCCAGCACCGCCAGCTGGAAGATCTCGTTGCGCTTCTTCTCGCCGCCGGAGAAGCCCTCGTTGACGCCGCGGTGCAGCAGTTCGTCCTTCAGGTGCAGCACGGCGAGCTTCTGCCGCACCAGCTTCAGGAACTGCATCGAATCCAGTTCGTCCTGCCCGCGCGCCTTGCGCTGCGCGTTGAGCGCGGCGCGCAGGAAGTAGGTGTTGTTGACCCCGGGGATCTCCACCGGGTACTGGAAGGCCAGGAACAGGCCGGCGGCGGCGCGCTCCTCCGGTTCCAGTTCGAGCAGGTCGCGCTCCTCGAAGCGCACGCTGCCCTGGGTCACCTCGTAGCCGTCGCGGCCGGCGAGGATGTTGCCCAGGGTGGACTTGCCGGCGCCGTTGGGGCCCATGATGGCGTGCACCTGGCCGGGCTGCACCTGCAGCGACAGACCCTTGAGGATGTGCTTGCCGGCGACGGAAGCGTGGAGGTTTTCGATGTTGAGCATGGGAATTGGAAATCGAGAATGGGGAATAGGGGAAAAGCAGGGGGGCCGCAGTGCGGGAGAATCGGGAAGAGAACCGATTCCCGATTCTCCATTCCCGATTCCCTGCCCGGTGGGCGTCAGCCCACCGAGCCTTCCAGCGACACTTCCAGCAGCTTCTTGGCTTCCACCGCGAACTCCATCGGCAGTTCGCGGAACACCTGCTTGCAGAAGCCGTCGACGATCATCGACACCGCGTTCTCCTGGTCGATGCCGCGGGCGCGACAGTAGAACAGCTGGTCGTCGCTGATCTTGGAGGTGGTGGCCTCGTGCTCGACCGTGGCGGTGGGGTGCTTGACCTCGATGTACGGGAAGGTGTGCGCGCCGCACTGCTTGCCGATCAGCAGCGAATCGCACTGGGTGTAGTTGCGCGCGCCCTCGGCGCTGCGCTCCACCTTGACCAGGCCGCGGTAGGTGTTCTGGCCGCGCCCGGCGCTGATGCCCTTGCTGACGATCTTGCTCTTGGTGCGCTTGCCGATGTGGATCATCTTGGTGCCGGTATCGGCCTGCTGGCGGTGGTGGGTCAGCGCCACCGAGTGGAACTCGCCGACCGAGTCGTCGCCGATCAGCACGCACGAGGGGTACTTCCAGGTGATCGCCGAGCCGGTCTCGACCTGGGTCCAGGTGATCTTGCTGCGCGCGCCGCGGCACTCGCCGCGCTTGGTCACGAAGTTGTAGATGCCGCCGACGCCGTTCTCGTCGCCCGGGTACCAGTTCTGCACGGTCGAATACTTGATCTCCGCGTCTTCCAGCGCGACCAGCTCGACCACCGCCGCATGCAGCTGGTTCTCGTCGCGCATCGGCGCGGTGCAGCCTTCCAGGTAGGACACGTAGGCCTTGTCCTCGCACACGATCAAGGTGCGCTCGAACTGGCCGGTATGGCCGGCGTTGATGCGGAAATAGGTGCTCAGCTCCATCGGGCAGCGCACGCCCTTGGGGATGAACACGAAGCTGCCGTCGGAGAACACCGCCGAGTTGAGCGCGGCGAAGTAGTTGTCGCCGACCGGCACCACGCTGCCCAGGTACTGCTTGACGATCTCCGGATGCTCCTTGATCGCCTCGGACATCGAGCAGAAGATCACGCCCTTCTCGGCCAGTTCCTTGCGGAAGGTGGTGCCGACCGAGACCGAGTCGAACACCGCGTCCACCGCCACGCCGGCCAGCTTGGCGCGCTCGTGCAGCGGCACGCCGAGCTTGTCGTAGGTGTCCAGCAGTTCCTTCGGCACGTCGTCCAGCGAGGCGTACTTGGGGCCCTTCGGCGCGGAGTAGTAGCTCAGCGCCTGGAAATCGATCGGCGCGATCTGCAGCTTGGCCCAGTGCGGCATCGGCATCTTCAGCCAGTGCCGGTAGGCGGCCAGGCGCCATTCGGTCATCCACTCCGGCTCGTCCTTCTTCACGGACAGGGCGCGCACGACGTCTTCGTTCAAGCCGGGCAGGAACGAATCGGATTCGATGTCGGTAATGAAGCCGGCGTCGTAGCGACGTCCCAGCCGTTCCAGGATTTCAGCGTTTTCGGTGGCCATGGGGGCTGCCTACAGGTCAGGTGGTCGCGAAACGCACGGCGATCGGGCGCCGTTTGGTTTCGCCGGAAGAGGGAAGCGGGTGCAGCATCTGCGCCAGGGTCACGCCGCGCAGCGCATCGGCGACCACGTCGTTGATCAGCCGCCAGTTGGAACGCACGCCGCATTTCTGGGCGATGCTGCACTGGCTTTCGTGGTGGCTGCATTCGGTGATCGCCAGCGGGCCTTCCATCGCCTCGACGATCTGGATCAGGCTGATCGCGTCGGCCGGGCGCGCCAGCCGGTAGCCGCCGTGCACGCCGCGCAGGCCTTCGACCAGCCCGGCCTGGGCCAGCGGCTTGAGCAGCTTGCTGACCGTGGGCGGCTCCAGCCCGGACTGCTCGGCCAGTTCGGTCGCGCTCAGCACCTCGCCGGGACGCGCGGCAAGCACGGTCAGCACGACGGTGGCGTAATCGGTCAGCTTGGTGACGCGGAGCATGGGGACAACAGCCGGATTTCAATGCGGACCGAAATTGTACGCTTTTACGCCGCCGGCGTCCAAGCCGCGTGTTCATGTTTTTCCCTATCGCGGCGATCGGCGCCGCCAGCGGCCCCGGCGCCGCGGCCTGGCGCGATCCGCGGGGCTTGGGATCGCCGCCGATGTGCGCCAGAATCACCGCTTTCCCGTTCCGGACCGCCGCATGCCCCGCAAGATCGCCGCCCGCAAGTCCCGTATCCATGGCAACGGCGTGTTCGCCGTGCTGCCGCTCAAGAAAGGCGAGCGGGTCATCGAGTACAAGGGCCGCCGCCGCACCCATGCCGAAGTGGACCGCGACGAGGCCGGCGACGTCGAGACCGGGCACACCTTCCTGTTCACGCTCAGCGACGACTACGTCATCGACGCCAACTACGAAGGCAACGACGCGCGCTGGATCAACCACAGCTGCGCGCCGAACTGCGAGGCGGTGATCATCGAGGCCGAGGGCGACGACCGGCGCCAGGACAAGGTGGTGATCGAGGCGCTGCGCGCGATCAAGCCGGGCGAGGAGCTGACCTACAACTACGGCATCACCCTGGGCGAACGGCATACGCCGCGGCTGAAGAAGATCTGGGAATGCCGCTGCGGGTCGAAGAACTGCACCGGCACCATGCTGCAGCCCAAGCGCTGAGCGGGCCTATGCACGTCGCCTAGACGCCCGGTTCACGAGGCGGCAACCGCGGCGCTCCTACGGTGAGGCTCCCCCTGTAGAGGAGTTTCCCATGAGCGCAGCACCTTCCCTGGCCGGCAAGCACGTCGCGGTCCTGGCCACCGACGGCTTCGAGCAGTCCGAACTGCAGGAACCCAAGCGCCTGCTGGAATCGTGGGGCGCGCAGGTCGATGTGATCGCGCCCGGCGACGGCGCCAGCATCCGCGGCTGGAGCAAGAAGGACTGGGGCGACAGCGTGCCGGTCGACAAGCGCCTGGCGCAGGCCGATGCCGGCGACTACGACGCGCTGGTGCTGCCCGGCGGGGTGATCAATCCGGACAACCTGCGCACCGAGGCTTCCGCGATCCGCTTCATCCAGTCCTTTGCCAGCGCCGGCAAGCCGGTCGCGGCGATCTGCCACGGCCCCTGGCTGCTGGCCGAGAGCGGCCTGGTCCGCGACAGGCAGGTGACGTCGTGGCCGTCGGTGAAGACCGACCTGAGCAATGCCGGCGGAC carries:
- a CDS encoding SUF system Fe-S cluster assembly regulator, which translates into the protein MLRVTKLTDYATVVLTVLAARPGEVLSATELAEQSGLEPPTVSKLLKPLAQAGLVEGLRGVHGGYRLARPADAISLIQIVEAMEGPLAITECSHHESQCSIAQKCGVRSNWRLINDVVADALRGVTLAQMLHPLPSSGETKRRPIAVRFATT
- a CDS encoding SET domain-containing protein codes for the protein MPRKIAARKSRIHGNGVFAVLPLKKGERVIEYKGRRRTHAEVDRDEAGDVETGHTFLFTLSDDYVIDANYEGNDARWINHSCAPNCEAVIIEAEGDDRRQDKVVIEALRAIKPGEELTYNYGITLGERHTPRLKKIWECRCGSKNCTGTMLQPKR
- a CDS encoding type 1 glutamine amidotransferase domain-containing protein; the protein is MSAAPSLAGKHVAVLATDGFEQSELQEPKRLLESWGAQVDVIAPGDGASIRGWSKKDWGDSVPVDKRLAQADAGDYDALVLPGGVINPDNLRTEASAIRFIQSFASAGKPVAAICHGPWLLAESGLVRDRQVTSWPSVKTDLSNAGGRWQDAEVVVDGNLITSRKPDDIPAFAAAVAKALG